CTTTGAGGCCGAGACGATGGAAACGTACGGGTTCGTCAACGAGGTCGTCGACGGCGAAGAGCTCGAGGAACGCGCACTCGAGCTAGCGACCGAGCTCGCCGGCGGGCCGCCGATCGCCCACCGCTACGCCAAGCGCGCGATGCTCGCCGGCCGCGACGACACCGACGCGGGTCTGGCCTATGAGTCCTCGGCGTTCGGGCAGCTGATGGCGACCGACGACCTGATGGAGGGGATCACGGCGTTTATGGGCGACGGCGAGCCGGAGTTCGAAGGGAAGTAGCGTCGCTGGCTCCCTTCTCGCCGGGCGACGCCTCCGCGTGACCGGTCGCGAGATTTATCACAGCGAGGAACAATCTACAATCCGTGGCTGTAATCGATGATGGGAACAAAGGGCGATTCTATGCGTAACGAGGGACGCGTGCTCGTCGTCGACGACGAGTCTCAGCTCGCGGATCTCTTTGCGACCTGGCTCGCGCCCGACTGGGAGACCGAGACGGCCTACGACGGGTCCACCGCACTCGAGAAGCTCGATGACTCCGTCGACGTCGTCATCCTCGATCGCCGGATGCCGGGCCAGTCCGGCGACGACGTCCTCGAGCGGATCCGCGAGGAGGCGTACGACTGCCGCGTCGTCATGGTCACGGCGGTCGACCCGGATTTCGATATCATCGAGATGGCGTTCGACGACTACCTCGTCAAACCCGTTTCGAAGAACGAACTCCGCGACGTGGTCGAATCGGTCGTGAACCGTTCGGCCTACCAGTCGGCGATTCGTGACTACTACGCGCTCGTCTCGAAGAAAGCGCTCCTGGAGTCGGAGAAGGACGACTCCGAACTCGCCGACAGCGAGGAGTACCGGCAACTCTGTGACCGAATTGACGAGCTAGAGGGCCGTCTCGACGAGACGGTCGAGGACCTCTCGACTCACGACGACTTCGTGAGCGTCTTCAAGGATCTTTGAGCGTTACCTACCGCTGCCTCGGCCGCCCCGTCCGAAACGGTCGTCTCAGGGAGCTTGCCCGTAGATCAGGTTTCGCTGGACCTCGTTTGCGCCCTCGTAGATGACCGGGACCCGGGCGTCACGGTAGACCCGTGCGATCCGTCGCTCGTCGAGGATCGATCGCCCACCGTGAAACTGCATTCCCTGCTCCGAGACGTCGACGGCCGTCTCGGTTGCGGCGGTCTTCGCCAGCGCCGCCCAGTAGCCCGCGTGGTCGTTGTTCGCGACCTTCTCGCACGCGCGCCAGGTGAGCGCCCGCGCGCTCTCGAACCCGATGAGCATATCCGCGAGGCCGTGCTGGACCGCCTGGAACTCGTTGATCGTGCGCCCGAACTCCTCGCGGTCGTGGCTGAACTCCCAGGCTTCCTCGATGGCGGCGGCGGCGATCCCGAGCCCGTGTCCGGCGACCATCACACGACCGTGGTTGAAAAAGTCCGCGAGCATCATGAACCCGGTTCCCTCGTGACTGATCAGGTTCTCCTCCGGGATCCGGCAGTCGTCGAAGGTAATGTGGGCCTGCTTGGAGGCTCGCATCGCCATCTTCTCGGGGATGTGCTCGGCCTCGTACCCCTCGGCGTCGGTCGGGACGATGAACATCGAGTGGTTGCCGTATCGATTGTCCTCGTCGTCGCCCGTCCGAGCATAGAGGGTGATCCAGTCGGCTTCGACCCCGTTGCCGATCCAGTATTTCTCGCCGTTGATGACGTACTCGTCGCCGTCTTTCTCGGCGCGGGTCTGCATCCCCGCGAGGTCGCTTCCCGTCTCGGGCTCCGAGACGGCGAGCCCCGAAATCTGGTCGCCCTCCGCGACCGGGCGGACGTACTCCTCGCACTGCTCGTCGGAGCCGTACTCGTACGTGATCTCGCAGCCGAAACTCGCCAGCTGTAGCGTCAGCGCGATCCCCGCGTCGGCCCGGTAGAACTCCTCCGTGAGCGCGAGCAGCTGCGGGAGATCGAGCCCGCGTCCGCCCCACTCCTCCGGGATATCCTGGGCGACGAGACCGGCTTCCTGGCCCGCCTCGAGGATATCGTGCGGGTACTCGCCCGCCTGGAAGTACTCCTGGGCGTTGGGTTCGATGTGTTCACGAGCAAACTCGCGGGCTTCGGTCTTGAGGTCGTGTGCGTGCTCCGGGACGATACTGGGATCGAGAAGGTTCACGTTTCAGTTTTCGGAGGGAGTCACCAAATAATCGACGGCCCACCGTCGGCCTCGACCCGACGTCCTCACCGATTCGACGGGACGATTTCGTCGGTCGAAACGTCCGTCCGCCGCCCCAGCCGACGGATGTCCCAGGCGACGTCGGTAACGACGTGAACGTAGAGGACGGCCCCGGTCACGACGGCAAGCGGGACGCTCGCGGGAACGAGAACGGCGACTGCGAGCCCGGCCAGCAGCAGGTGACTCAACAGGCGAGAGAGCGCGCCGACGTCGCCGCGCTCGAAGATCCGACCCTGGTCGGCGATCGCGGCGACCGGATTGTCGAGACAGAACCGCAGCGAGTCCCACGACCCAGTCTTGTATCGAGCGATAACGAGATGATCGAGATCGACGGCGACACCGAGAACGGTGCCGTAGGCGACGACGCCGACGGTCGGGACGGCCCTCCCCGCGAGGTCGACCGAGCCAACGGCGACCGCGGCGACGGTGGCGACGACGAACGAAACGATCGCGTGGTGGATCGAATAGATAAGTGTTCACCGACCGTGGCTCACGCGCTCCAGCAACTAAACGGGCCGTGAACCAGCCCTCGTTGTCCGTCGACTCCCCACACCGTCACGCGAACGGGGTGAAACCGGCGACGCGGTCTCGACGCGTCACTCCGCGAGGGTAATATCGAGGTGTTCCTCGAGAGCCTCGATCAGCCCGCCGCCGACGCCGGCCTGGGTTGCCCGACCCTGTTCGACCGCAAGCAGGTCCGTTTCGGGAACGCCGAGCTCGTCGGCCAGCTCCTCGCGCTGGTAGCCGGCGTCCCGTCGGGCCTCGACGACCACCGAGCCGTACTCTGAGACGAGATAGGGGAGGGGGTCGTCGTCGTAGCTCGTTCCCTCCTTCTCCCAGTGTTCGGAGTCGCCGTCCCAGATCGGATTGGCCTTCGCGACGTTCTGGGCCGCCTTCTGTTTCCGGCTCGGCCCGTCGTCCTGCTGGCCTCGCGAGCCGGAGTCGTCACGGCTGCCGGTGCGTTTCTGTGCGTCGTCGTGTGGCGCACAGTCCGGACAGACCTCGAGTTCGGCGCCGGCGACCTGCGCGCGTCGCAGCGAGTCGCTTTCGGTCCCACAGAGTTCACAGCTCGTCCCGCCGCCGCCGGAGGACGAACCGGTCGAGTACTTAGCCATACCGAACGTTGGGTCTTGCCACGTTTTAACTTTTACAGGGACCGGCGTCGTCCGGGAGCGGTCCCACCATCGGATCGGAACCGTCGACCGCCCCTCCGACGAGACCCGTCAGCTGTCGGGCGATTCCGTGTGACCGCCCCGCAGGCGTCGACCCAAAGGAAAGGGCTTTTATAATCACGCTGGATACGATTGAGTGCAGAAAGAGAACGCGAGCGTGGGTAGCCAAGCTAGGCCAACGGCGCAGCGTTGAGGGCGCTGTCCCGTAGGGGTCCGCCGGTTCAAATCCGGTCCCACGCATCGCACGGGTGGACGATGTCCACCACCAAGATGCAGGTGATCTCCCTTCGAGGACATCACCCACGCACAATCCTTCGGGAAACAACACTCGAGAGCGACGGCGCCGTCGCTCGAGTCACGTCGCCGGACAGCAATCCCTTTCTCCGTACAGTCGAACCGCTGGGTATGGAGTACGTCCCCCGAGAGCGGGTCGGATCGCTCACGGCCGTTCTGAGCGTCGTCTCGCTTGCGGTCGTGTTCGCGGCCGCAGGCGGACAGGTTCCCCAGACCGCGGTCCCCGACGCGCCCGAGTGGTTCCTGGAACTGATCCCGCATCTCAACGTCGCGATCAGCGCGGCGGCGATCGGAACGATCGCGATCGGCTGGCGTGCGATCCGCCGAGGACGGATCGATCGCCACCGGGTCGCGATGCTCGCTTCCTTCGGCCTGTTCGTGGCCTTCCTGACGCTGTATCTCTACCGGCTGATCGCGACGGGCGGCCCCCAGGAGTTTCCGGGTCCCGACACGATCTACCAGTTCGTCTACCTGCCGACGCTTGCGATCCATATCCTGCTTGCAGTCGCGTGTATCCCGGTGCTGTACTACGCGCTGTTGCAGGCGCTTGCGTACCCGGTCACGGAGCTCCCCGAGACGAGTCACGCCCGGTTCGGACGCGTCGCGGCGACGCTGTGGTTGATCTCGTTCTCGCTCGGTATCGTCGTCTACGCGCTGTTACACGTCGCGTACTGACCCGCGACCGACGGCTTTTCGTCCGTCCGGACGTAGGTTCGCTCGTGCAACCGAGCCGAACGGCAGTTCGGAACGCCGTCCTCGTCGGCGGGGCGTTCCTTCTGGCCACCGGGATCATCACCGGGCTCGTTCCGACCCCGCTGTTCGAGCGGATGGTCCCCCGGACCGCGCTCGACTACACGTTTCTGGCTCTGACTGCCCTCCTCGCCGGCGCGTACGTCCTCCAGCGCTCGTCGCTCGAGGACTGCGACGGCGACCGCTGTGCGTACGGCGGCGCGGCCAGTGGCTTTTTCGCCGTCGCCTGTCCTCACTGCAACGCCGTCCTCGTCGCGCTGTTCGGAAGCTCGTGGCTCGCCACGTACGTCGACCCGATCCGACCGCTGTTCGGCGTCCTCGCGATCGGGCTGCTGGGGGGCGTCCTCTACGCGCGCCGGAACTCGAGCGGCTGAGGACCCCCCCCACTCGAGCGTCGCGTCTGCCTTCACTCGCAACGGACACGTCCAACAGTCGGCCGCGGATAGGAAGAGCCATGACACGCGAGCGAGCGCGCGAGAAGGCCGAGGAGATCGATCCCCAGGAACAGGACCGACGTCCCGGTCTCGAGACCGAGATGGAGCCCCCGGCCGAGTTCATCCGCGACGACTACGAGGGCAGCGGCAAGCTCGAGGGGGAGGTCGCGATCGTCACCGGTGGCGACAGCGGGATCGGCCGGGCGGCCGCGGTCCACTTCGCCCGGGAGGGCGCCGACGTCGCCGTCCTCTACTACGACGAGGACGAGGACGCCGAGACGACCGCGGAGATGGTCGAAGCGGAGGGCCAGGAGAGCATGACGCTGGACGGCGACGTCGGCGACAGCGCGTTCTGTCGGGCGGCCGTCGAGGAGGTCGTCGACAAGTTCGGTGACCTGGACGTGATCGTCAACAACGCGGCGACTCAGGTCGTCAAGACCGACTTGACCGACATCTCCGACGAACAGTGGGAGGAGACGTTCGCGACGAACATCCACGGCTACTTCTACCTGACCAGGGCGGCGCTACCCCACCTCGAGGACGGCGATACGATCGTCAACACGACCTCGATCAACGCGTTCAGAGGGAACGAGACGCTCGTCGACTACTCGACGACGAAGGGTGCGATCGTCGCCTTCACGCGCTCGCTGTCCCAGCAGCTCGCTCCCGAAGGGATCCGTGTCAACCAGATCGCGCCCGGACCGATCTGGACGCCGCTGATCCCCGCGACGATCGGCCAGTACGATCCCGAGATGGTCGCGGAGTTCGGACAGGACGTGCCGATGGGCCGCCCAGGCCAGCCCAGCGAGCTCGGTCCGGCGTACGTCTATCTGGCCTCCGAAGACTCCTCGTACGTGAGCGGCCAGACGATACACATTAACGGCGGTTCGATCGTGGGCGGGTAGCTTCGAACCGCAGCCGGAGCCGGTCAACCCTTATTTTTCTCGCAATGGATCGTCCCGTATGCTCGGGTCAGAGTCGATCTCGCTCGTCGCTTTCGGTCTCGTCGTCGCCGTCTGGATCGTCGCGGACTGGACCGTCGCCCTCCGTCACGGGCGAACGGTCGACGGCTCGCGGGATCGCGGCTCGAAACACGCCATCGGCGCGGGCGTCGCCGGGGGCGTCCTCGCGGCTGTGCTGTTCTCGCAGGTCGCTCCCGGTTTCGACGTTCCCGCACCGACCGTCGCGTTCTGTCTCGGGCTGGGGACGATCCTGCTGGGCGTTCTCGTACGACAGCACGCGGTGCGGACGCTCGGGGACGGGTTCGATCTCGAGGTAACTGTCGCCGAGGACGACGTCGTGATCGAGTCGGGTCCGTACCGGTGGGTACGCCACCCCTCCTACACGGGCGGACTCCTGTCGCTGGTCGGCGTCGGCGTCACCGTCGGCAACTGGCTGAGCATCGCGGCCGCGCTCCTGGCCGGGCTGGCGGGATACGGCTACCGGATCCGCGTCGAGGAACGAGTGCTCCGGGACGTCCTCGGCAAGGAGTACGCTACCTACGCCGAGCGAACGCCGTACCGTCTGGTTCCCGGACTCTGGTGACGATCAGTCGTCGGCGCGCAGCGTCTGTCCACCGATCTCCGGACGGGAGACGTCGCGATCGGTCGCTTCGTCCTCGATGTCGTAGGGGTACTCGCCCGTGACACAGCCCAGACAGAGGTCGCTGCGCTCGGCCCCGAGGACGTCGGCGACGGCGTCGGTCGAGAGGTAGGCGAGGCTGTCGGCCTCGATGGCTGCGCGGATCTCCTCGGTGTCTTTGTCCGCGGCGATCAGCTCCTCGCGGGTGGCCATGTCGATCCCCATGTAACAGGGGGCGACGATTTCGGGCGCGCCGATACGGACGTGGACCTCCGTGGCGCCACAGTCCTTGAGCAGCTGGACGAGCTGGGTGGAGGTCGTTCCGCGGACGATCGAGTCGTCGATGACGGTGACGGTCTTACCCTCGATCGTCGATTTGATCGGGTTGAGCTTCAGCCGCACCGCGCGCTCGCGCTCGTCCTGGGTCGGCATGATGAACGTGCGGCCGACGTAGCGGTTTTTCATCAGCCCCTCGGCGAACTCGACGCCGTCGTCGTCCTCCGGACGGGGTTCTCCGTCGGGAGTCGTCTCCCCTGCGGCCTCGGCGTAGCCGGAGGCGAACGCCCGTCCGGAGTCGGGGACGGGCATGACGACGTCGGTCTCGACGCCACTTTCGGCCCAGAGCTTGCGCCCCAGCTCGCGGCGGGCCTCGTAGACGAGCGTGTCGTCGATGACGCTGTCCGGGCGCGCGAAGTAGACGTGTTCGAAAAAGCAGTGGGCGGTGTCGTCCTCCTCGACCAGCTGGTAGGAGTCGAACCCGCTCCCGTCGGCCTCGAGGACGACCAGTTCGCCGGGACGGACGTCCCGGACGAGTTTCCCGTCTAGGGTGTCGATCGCGGCCGACTCGGAGGCGAGAATGTAGCCGTCGTCGAGCTTCCCGATACAGAGCGGGCGGTTCCCCTGGGGGTCGCGCACGCCAAGCACCGTGTCGTCGTGGCTGATCGTCAGCGCGTAGGAGCCGTGGATCCGGCTCATCGTGCGCTTGACCGCGCGGACCAGGTCCTCCTCGAGCAGGTTGCGCGCGAGGTCGTGAGCGATGACCTCGGTGTCGCCGTCGCTGGTGAAGGCGTGGCCGAGGGCGGCGAGCTCGTCGCGGATCTCGTCGGCGTTGACGAGATTACCGTTGTGGGACAGCCCCAGCGAGCCGCTCTTGAACGAGACCGAGAACGGCTGTGCACAGGACGTATCGAGCGAGCCGGCCGTCGGGTACCGGACGTGGCCGATCCCCGCCGAGCCGGCCAGCCCCTCGAGGTCGTCCTCGTCGAAGACGTCACCGACGAGTCCCCTGTCGACATGGCTGTGTTGCTGGAAGCCGTCGTGGGTGACGATCCCCGCGGACTCCTGACCGCGGTGCTGGAGCGCGTACAGCGCGTAGTACAACGGTCGAGCCGCGTCGCGACCGTCGAGCGCGACGCCGACGACGCCGCACTTCTCGGTCATTCCTGTTCGCCGGGGAGTCTCGCCCCGCCCATCAGTCATGGTCGACCGTAGCGTCCCGCACGGACAAAAATCCCCGTGTTTGTGCCGTCCATAACCCATCCCATCCAATCCGATATCCACATTCGTGCATAATCGACCGAACGCACGGCGGTACGTCCCTCCGGCTCGGTCCGAGGACGAGCGTCGCCGTCCTCGGTTCGAGGACGTGCGGAGAACGCTTCCGACCGCTGTCTCTCCGACTCGTCGTACACTGCTGATGGCGACCGAAAGGTGTTAACGGGGAGCTACCCCAATCGGAACTACGTGAGCGGGCCGCGTCGAAACGGTGGCGCGCTCTGTAACCCAACCATGGTATCCGAGATCCCACCGGAAGACGTCAAAGAAAAGCTCGAGAACGAGGACGTCCAGATCGTCGACATCCGTCCGGAATCGGAGTACGAGCGGGGTCACATCCCCGGCGCGATCAACATCCCGATGTCCAGGCTGGCCTCGGAGATCGACGAGTACGACTGGGGCGACGACGTGGTCGTCGCCTGTCCGATCGGCCAGAGCTCCGTCCAGGCCGCCCGGCTCATCGGCAGCTTCGAGGACGTCGACGGCGACGCCGTCGCGAGCATGGCGGGCGGCTACAGGGAGTGGGAGTACGACCTCGAAACGTCCGCCGACGGCGAGGCCGAGGCCGAGATCGAGACCGAATCCGAGGCCTGAGCGCTCCAGTTTTTCCGTCGGCTACTCGTCGACGATCTCGACCGAGTCACCCGTCCGGAGCGTCCGCTCCCGATGGCGCTCCGGGACCGCCGCGATGAGCATCAGCGTGTAGTAGTGGTCGAAGGCGTCCTCGTCGGCCCACGCGGGAAACGTCTCGCGGCGTCGCTCGACGAAGCGTTCCCGGAACGCCGGGTTCGGCTCGCCCGTCTCGGGATCCCGCTGTGGAACGACACAGCGCCCGCAGGGTGTGACGCCGTCGAACCGGACGTCGCCGGCGAGAAACGAGGGGGCGTCCGCGCCGACGAATCGGTCCTCCCAGAACGGCTCGACGCCGGCGACCTCGACGTTCGCCCGCATCCGCCGACGGACGCTCTCGACAGTCAGCCCGTCGAACCAGTTGGCGACGGTCTCGAGGGTGGCCGTGCTGATCACCGACGGCCCCATCTCGCGACGATCGACGAAACCGAGCGAGCGATCGCGCTCGAGGCTCAGCTCGAGGCCGAAGACCTCGCCGAACCAGTCGGCCGCCCTCTCGGAGTCGTCGTCGAGATCGAACCGCCGTCGTTCTCCGTCGGCGGTTTCGACCGTCAGCTCGCCGGTCTCGTGGTCGAAGTCGGTTTCGAGGTCGTGGACCCGCGCGGTTCGCTTTCCGTTGACGACGTCGCCGTCCGCGTCGACGAGCCTGAACTCCCTGTCGCGAGCGAGCGTCCCGCCCGCGAGGAGTTCGGCTCGCTCGACCTCGATTCCGTCGAGTCCCTTGATCGGGTACACCCGAAGTCGCTCGACTCGTGCCATTACCGACATCTGGGGCGCAACCGGTATATACGGTCCCGTTCGTTCGCCGCCCGACATCGCGGGGCTCACTGCGAATGGTCGCTCCTCCTCCCGTGGTACGCGTACGGGACGCCCTCGTACTCCGTCCGGAGCCGTCGCTCGAGGTACGCCCCGGCCGTCCCCCGGTCGAGCTGTCCCATCTCGAGGACGTCGCCGAGGACGGTCTTGGTCGCTCTGACCCAGAGCCGGAACTTCCGGTCGTCCTCGCCGGGCGCCACGTCCACGATTGCGCCGCGGTCGCCGCTGCGGTCGTCGGCGCCGTCCCACTCGAGCCAGACGACCCGGTAGGGGTCGACTCCGCCGTCGATGCCGACGAGATAGAGCGCCTCGTACCGGCGGGGATCGAGGAAATCGGTGCGGATCCGGTCGCGACTCACTGAGTCCGCAATCAGTTCGGAGTCGACGGCACCACCGGCGAGAGGGGTTCGCTCGCCGAGCCGATCGACGAGTTCGAGCTTCGCACCGCCCCAGTGGCTGTGGCGCAGATCGTAGAGTCGATCCGGGCGCTCGTAGGCGACGAGGGCTCTATGTCCCATCGTCGATCCCCCGGAGTCCTCGCGTCTCGTCGGTGGTCCACGCGTCGGTCTCCATCGAGCGCTCTGGCCGCGCGTCCGTACTTCAATCTGCGGAACGCGACGCCCGATTCCGGCGCAACCGAGAA
This genomic window from Natronococcus occultus SP4 contains:
- a CDS encoding HalX domain-containing protein gives rise to the protein MRNEGRVLVVDDESQLADLFATWLAPDWETETAYDGSTALEKLDDSVDVVILDRRMPGQSGDDVLERIREEAYDCRVVMVTAVDPDFDIIEMAFDDYLVKPVSKNELRDVVESVVNRSAYQSAIRDYYALVSKKALLESEKDDSELADSEEYRQLCDRIDELEGRLDETVEDLSTHDDFVSVFKDL
- a CDS encoding acyl-CoA dehydrogenase family protein, translated to MNLLDPSIVPEHAHDLKTEAREFAREHIEPNAQEYFQAGEYPHDILEAGQEAGLVAQDIPEEWGGRGLDLPQLLALTEEFYRADAGIALTLQLASFGCEITYEYGSDEQCEEYVRPVAEGDQISGLAVSEPETGSDLAGMQTRAEKDGDEYVINGEKYWIGNGVEADWITLYARTGDDEDNRYGNHSMFIVPTDAEGYEAEHIPEKMAMRASKQAHITFDDCRIPEENLISHEGTGFMMLADFFNHGRVMVAGHGLGIAAAAIEEAWEFSHDREEFGRTINEFQAVQHGLADMLIGFESARALTWRACEKVANNDHAGYWAALAKTAATETAVDVSEQGMQFHGGRSILDERRIARVYRDARVPVIYEGANEVQRNLIYGQAP
- a CDS encoding helix-turn-helix domain-containing protein, whose amino-acid sequence is MAKYSTGSSSGGGGTSCELCGTESDSLRRAQVAGAELEVCPDCAPHDDAQKRTGSRDDSGSRGQQDDGPSRKQKAAQNVAKANPIWDGDSEHWEKEGTSYDDDPLPYLVSEYGSVVVEARRDAGYQREELADELGVPETDLLAVEQGRATQAGVGGGLIEALEEHLDITLAE
- a CDS encoding DUF420 domain-containing protein codes for the protein MEYVPRERVGSLTAVLSVVSLAVVFAAAGGQVPQTAVPDAPEWFLELIPHLNVAISAAAIGTIAIGWRAIRRGRIDRHRVAMLASFGLFVAFLTLYLYRLIATGGPQEFPGPDTIYQFVYLPTLAIHILLAVACIPVLYYALLQALAYPVTELPETSHARFGRVAATLWLISFSLGIVVYALLHVAY
- a CDS encoding SDR family oxidoreductase, whose translation is MTRERAREKAEEIDPQEQDRRPGLETEMEPPAEFIRDDYEGSGKLEGEVAIVTGGDSGIGRAAAVHFAREGADVAVLYYDEDEDAETTAEMVEAEGQESMTLDGDVGDSAFCRAAVEEVVDKFGDLDVIVNNAATQVVKTDLTDISDEQWEETFATNIHGYFYLTRAALPHLEDGDTIVNTTSINAFRGNETLVDYSTTKGAIVAFTRSLSQQLAPEGIRVNQIAPGPIWTPLIPATIGQYDPEMVAEFGQDVPMGRPGQPSELGPAYVYLASEDSSYVSGQTIHINGGSIVGG
- a CDS encoding methyltransferase family protein — translated: MLGSESISLVAFGLVVAVWIVADWTVALRHGRTVDGSRDRGSKHAIGAGVAGGVLAAVLFSQVAPGFDVPAPTVAFCLGLGTILLGVLVRQHAVRTLGDGFDLEVTVAEDDVVIESGPYRWVRHPSYTGGLLSLVGVGVTVGNWLSIAAALLAGLAGYGYRIRVEERVLRDVLGKEYATYAERTPYRLVPGLW
- the purF gene encoding amidophosphoribosyltransferase; this encodes MTEKCGVVGVALDGRDAARPLYYALYALQHRGQESAGIVTHDGFQQHSHVDRGLVGDVFDEDDLEGLAGSAGIGHVRYPTAGSLDTSCAQPFSVSFKSGSLGLSHNGNLVNADEIRDELAALGHAFTSDGDTEVIAHDLARNLLEEDLVRAVKRTMSRIHGSYALTISHDDTVLGVRDPQGNRPLCIGKLDDGYILASESAAIDTLDGKLVRDVRPGELVVLEADGSGFDSYQLVEEDDTAHCFFEHVYFARPDSVIDDTLVYEARRELGRKLWAESGVETDVVMPVPDSGRAFASGYAEAAGETTPDGEPRPEDDDGVEFAEGLMKNRYVGRTFIMPTQDERERAVRLKLNPIKSTIEGKTVTVIDDSIVRGTTSTQLVQLLKDCGATEVHVRIGAPEIVAPCYMGIDMATREELIAADKDTEEIRAAIEADSLAYLSTDAVADVLGAERSDLCLGCVTGEYPYDIEDEATDRDVSRPEIGGQTLRADD
- a CDS encoding rhodanese-like domain-containing protein yields the protein MVSEIPPEDVKEKLENEDVQIVDIRPESEYERGHIPGAINIPMSRLASEIDEYDWGDDVVVACPIGQSSVQAARLIGSFEDVDGDAVASMAGGYREWEYDLETSADGEAEAEIETESEA
- a CDS encoding MOSC domain-containing protein; the protein is MARVERLRVYPIKGLDGIEVERAELLAGGTLARDREFRLVDADGDVVNGKRTARVHDLETDFDHETGELTVETADGERRRFDLDDDSERAADWFGEVFGLELSLERDRSLGFVDRREMGPSVISTATLETVANWFDGLTVESVRRRMRANVEVAGVEPFWEDRFVGADAPSFLAGDVRFDGVTPCGRCVVPQRDPETGEPNPAFRERFVERRRETFPAWADEDAFDHYYTLMLIAAVPERHRERTLRTGDSVEIVDE
- a CDS encoding DUF6735 family protein; the encoded protein is MGHRALVAYERPDRLYDLRHSHWGGAKLELVDRLGERTPLAGGAVDSELIADSVSRDRIRTDFLDPRRYEALYLVGIDGGVDPYRVVWLEWDGADDRSGDRGAIVDVAPGEDDRKFRLWVRATKTVLGDVLEMGQLDRGTAGAYLERRLRTEYEGVPYAYHGRRSDHSQ